The nucleotide sequence ATGCGCGGTCATGCCCATCTTGATGTCGTTGAGCTGCTTGAACGGCGCGAAATCCAATTTCTCCAGTTCGTCGCGGGACACATCGACGGTGGGCAGGTCCTTGTGCCCGTCCACCACTGCGCGGCCATATCCGGGGATATGTTTGAGCACCGGCAGCACCCCGCCATCGAGGAAACCCCTGACCGTTTCGCGGCACATGGCCACCACCGTGTCCACGTCGTCGCCGTAGCAACGGTTGCGCAACACGGGGTGGCTTTCCGGCCAGATCACATCGGCCAAGGGCGCGCAGTTCACGTCGATGCCGACTTCGTGCAACTCCTCGGCAATCAGCCGGTTGCGCAGATACATGGCGCGCGCGGCGTTGTCGCCTGCCGCCTGCATCTGGTCCAAGGCCGGAAGATACTCCCGCCACTCAGGGGCGCGCATGCGCTGCACCCTGCCGCCTTCCTGATCAATCAGGATCGGCGCATCCCAGCCAACAGAGGCCCGCAGATCATCTGTGAGCCGCTTCAGCTGCGTTCGATCAGCGATATTTCGGGCAAATAGAATGAATCCCCACGGGTTTGCGCTTGCAAAAAACCGAGATTCCTGGGGGCTGAGCACCTCGCTT is from uncultured Litoreibacter sp. and encodes:
- the nagZ gene encoding beta-N-acetylhexosaminidase, encoding MPCNSVIFGCESEVLSPQESRFFASANPWGFILFARNIADRTQLKRLTDDLRASVGWDAPILIDQEGGRVQRMRAPEWREYLPALDQMQAAGDNAARAMYLRNRLIAEELHEVGIDVNCAPLADVIWPESHPVLRNRCYGDDVDTVVAMCRETVRGFLDGGVLPVLKHIPGYGRAVVDGHKDLPTVDVSRDELEKLDFAPFKQLNDIKMGMTAHIVFPVIDDKPATTSAKAMEMIRKDIGFDGLIMTDDISMEALSGTIADRSKASLDAGCDLVLHCNGEMADMVAVAEMCGPMPPKAQARADAALAQRKTPTEIDISAATRELERLISG